The DNA region TGGTGTCCGATCTCTACCCGCAGCGCATGGGCGAAGGGGGTCGGTGGGTCGGAGGGGAGCGTCACTTCAAGCCCCCTCCGAGTCTGCTTCCAGGCGATTGGAGGGTCGCACCCCAAAAGTGAAACGCCCTTGATCGGCACACTTCCCTCTTTCAACGAGCGAACGAGCAGCCTTCCGTTCGCGGGCCATTCCAGTGCGATCGCGTAGAGCAGGTCGCCATTGCGAGTGAAGCGGAAGTCCTCGCCGGTGAACTCAGTCGCCCGGCCGTCGGAAAAGGACCCCGATGCGGCCTCGGTCGGTCCTTCGCCGAAAGTCGTCCAAGGGCGTGTGCCGTAGATGGCTTCGCCGTTTACGGCAAGCCACGCTCCGATCTGGCGGAGCATCCGTTGCTCGATCTCTGGAATGGTCCCGTCCGACTTGGGACCGATGTTCAGAAGCATCACGCCGTTCTTGCTGACGATGTCGGCAAGGTCATCGATAATGCCGCCGACCTCTTTGTACTGATGATCGGCGATGTACCCCCATGAGTTTTTGGAAACAGAGGTGCAGGTCTGCCACAACTCTGGTTGCGGCTCGGCGAACTTTCCGCGTTCGACGTCTAGCACCCCGGTGCCGCGGGGGTACGAGTAGCCTTCCCACTCCTTGAAGTTGATCGCGACCGGCTGCCCCCACTCGGCGCCCCGGTTGTAGTAGTAGGCGGCGAACCGCTTGAGGTAGGGCTGAAAAACGGGTTGGCAGATCCACCAATCGAAGTACACCACGCTGGGCCGATGCTTGTCGACAATCTCGCATGACCGCAGCAGCCAATCGTCCAGGAACGCTTGGTCGGGTTGCTCAGTTTGATTCTCCGAGACTCGCTTGTCGTGCGCCGGGCCGTAGAGCCCCGGCGCGGCGCCCGCACGCACATCCGATTCGACAAGCTTTCCTGGGCCAAAGAACCACCAGTTCTCTGCCCGGTGCGAAGAAGCGCCAAAGACGATCCCCTCCTGCCGGAGGGCTGAGGCCAACTCGCCAATCACGTCGCGGTGCGGACCGTGCTTTGCGGCCGACCAATCGGTGAGGTCGCTGTCGTACATCGCAAAGCCATCGTGATGCTCGGCGACAGGGATCACGTACCGAGCGCCAGACTCCTTGAACAACGCGGCCCACGCCTTGGGGTCGAAGTCTTGCGCCCTAAAGCGTGGGATAAAGTCCTTGTAGCCAAACCGGTCCTGCGGACCGTAGGTCTTCCGATGGTGCTCGTATTCCATCGAGCCTTCCACGTACATGTTCCGCGGGTACCATTCGCTGCCAAAGGCCGGAGTGCAGTAGGGCCCCCAGTGGATGAACAATCCAAACTTTGCGTCCTGGTACCATTCCGGAACGCGGAACTCGTCAAGCGAGTCCCACGTCGGCTGGAAAGGCCCGCGGGCGATCGTCGCGTCGACTCTCGCGAGTCGCTTCTCGACAAAGTCTGCCGTCACCTGCGGGTCGAACGGCGAACCGATCCCGGGGCGTTGCTCGCTGCCGACTCGGATCAGGTACTCGAGTTCCGCCTGCGTAATCTCGATAAGCGTTCCGTGCTTGTGTCCTACAGGAAACGAAGTGCTGCCAGTTACGTCGCGGATTTCGGCAAAGTCCTTGGTGGCCGCCACGCCATACCGCTTCTCGCCGTACGCGTCGTAGTAGATCAGCCACTCGCTTCCGATCTTCGCGACGGTTGGCCCCTCAGAGAGGTGGGCCGTAAAGGGCTCGCTAATCTCCGTCCATGGCCCCAAGGGCGTGTCGCCTTTGGCGACGCGGAGCGCCCGCACTGGCCGGGTGTTGTCTTTGAGCACCAAGCGGTACTCGTCCTCGTAGGCGACGATCGTCGCGTCGATAACACTAAATCCGGGCTCACAGAAGAGCCGCGTCGGTGAGAACGACGAAAAGTCTTCTGTGGTCGTCGCGTACATCCGGTGGTTGTTATCGTGCGACTCCTGGCCGTCGGGGTAGCGTCCCGGGATCGTCGACGCCCAGCAGATGATGAACCGCTTCGAGGACGCGTCGTAGAAAAGTTCCGGCGCCCACACGTTCACCGCGTCGGACTCTTGCTGCATGGCGGGAACGAACTGCTGCGGCGACCAGTGCACCAAGTCGCGGGACCGCGCGTGCCCAAAGCCGGCGTCCCCGCGCCACGCGGTCGTCCAAACTAGATGGAACCACCCATCGGGGCCTCTGGCGAGGCTCGGGTCGCGCATCAGTTTTCCGGCGCCGACCTGGGGTCTCAGAAAGACGCCGGGGATCCTCTCCCAGGTCAGCCCGTCACGGCTGGAGAGGAGCCGCAGACCCGCGTCGGCTGGTTCCTCAAACGACGTGAACAAGTAGACGGGTTGAACGACATCGCTGCTAGGCGGAGCGGCGGCCGTGAAGGACGCCATACCAAGCAGGCAGCCCAGCCAAGCGGCGCTCACCCAAGACCGGGCCGCCCTACCCCTGCAGCTTCGGCCCGGGCAAGAAACCGCCATACTCAAACCGCGCTGGATGAAGAGTGATTGCGAGGCAGCCCAAGGCTGCCCCGATGCCGCTACTGAATCGGATCGTGCTCCTTCTCTCGACCGGTGTCCGCCCCGTTGCGCCGCGCGGCGGCGTTCCATGCTTCTGGATCGACGTCGAATGCGATTGTATGCACCGAACCGTCGCAGAATGCCATGTTCACCGCCGTATGCGGAGCGCCAAAGAGCGTGTCGCCATCGGACTTGGCAGTGGCGTTCGGCGAGGGCTCGTCCTGCCGGGGCAGAGCGGTTTGACTGCCAACCCGGATAGAATCGATGTCGTAGCCAACGTACATCGAGTTGTCGTCGCCGACATGATCGCCCGTTGTGTAGCGGTCGGTGTTGAGGAACTTCTCGCCGAGCAGCAGCGTCTTGGAAGAGCCGTCCGTAATCCTGCGCATCTGGACGCCCTGACGGTAACCGACGACCCCGTCGAACTGCTTCATTCCGGCAACGCTAGTGTTCCAGGCACAGTTGGGGTATTGAAAGTAACAACTAGCAGGCGGCCCCTGCCCACGGCCGATCATCCCACCGCCGCCGTTGGCCGCGTAGTCGGTTTTGGCGTACAAGCCGCTCGGCGACGGATCGGCGTTGTGCGGCGCTTGGTTTGGCTTTCCGCTGGAGTCCAACGACGGAAGCGGCGCGGGCGCCCTACGCGACGGGCAGTAGAACGGAGCCAGCGGGATGCCCATCGCTTGGCCGATGAGCGCCCGCTTCTGAGCGTCGGCGATGCTGCCGCCCGTGCCGCCCAAGCTGGCCGCGGCGGATTCTTCAATAAACGGCGAGATGGCGTAAATCCATCCACCGGGCTGTGCTGGGCCGTTGCCCCGATCGGGATCGGCAGTCCAGTAGAACCCCCAGCCGCCAGCGGGGAATGTCTTAAACGTGCTCTCGTGATTGAGACATGCGAGCGCCAGTTGCTTCAACTGGCTCTTGCACTGTGTCCGCCGCGCGGCCTCCCGCGCGGCCTGCACCGCCGGAAGCAGCAGGGCTACCAGGATGCCAATGATCGCGATGACGACCAGTAGCTCAACTAAGGTAAAACCCAGACGTGGCTGAGAGTTATTCGATCGGTCGTGTCGCGTCATGGCGAGATGACTCCGGATGCGATAAGAGAGAAGATACGGCGCATCGTGCCCTCAAACCAAGGCGAAGAGATGCGTACTCGATTGTTCAACGTAGCGTCTTGCTAGGATCAACGTGGCCGCAGAGAGCCCTGTTTCAAGACACTCGGCGAAGCGAGAATCTTTGGGCATCCTCGCCCGACAATGCGTGTGCGGCGTGCTCGGCGCCGGTCGCCACCCTGGTCTGTTCTCTGTAGTCCGATGGCGACAACCCTTCTTCTTTGAGAAACAAGAGTCGCATCCGTTCGCGGCTAGGAAATCCCGCTACGAACGAGATCGTCTTCACCAGCATGTCCGTCTCCGAAAGCAACTGCTTTGCGCGACTTATGCGGCACAGATTGATCTCTTCCAGCACAGAACGCCCGAGGCACGCCGCGAACCTGCGGTCCAACGTGCGACGAGTCACCGGCAGTTGCTGGGCGACTTCATTGACGTTCAGCGGGGCGTGCTGGAGACCATTCCAGATAATCTCCAGTGCCTTGGCGACAATCTCGTCTTGCTCTTCCTCCCGAGAGTGCGAATCAAACTGTGGCAAGCGGTCCATCGAAGGAACGCCCTGAGACGTCGGAGGCGAAGGGTCGCCCGAAGGGTAGCGGCGAAGACCGCGGTCGCGGTCGGCCGGGGCCAATATGGCGGGTGAGACCGTACGAGCGCGTGAGTAGGGCGATGCGTGGCGCGTCTCGCGACCAGGCGTACGGGAAACGCTGTGAAATGCAGGTGAAACGGTTGAGATCATGAGTTGCCTCGGAAGAGAAGGTTCGTCGCGGCGCCAGCCCGTCCGTGGCCGTGAAGGGGGCGGCTCCACAACAATTGCGCCGCAGCCCCACGCTGCCCCTTCATTTGACAATTGCAAAATCGGGTCGTCAACAACCGCGTAGATCCCGATTTTGCAAACGGACGGACATTCCTCGCAACCGGTTCGAGAGTAGGTCTGGCCTCGGAGTGGCCGCTCGCTGAGCGGAGTGGAAAGTCGGCTTCGGCGGCGCTAACTTGAACAACTCACGTCCACCCCAACTCAAGATCAACCACAAAGGCCACGGCGCAAAATACGTACGAAGGGATCGCGACCGACCGATCATCGATGGCAAGTTCGACCCGAGATTCGCCTCCGTCCCTTGGTTATCGGACATTCTCCTCTTTGCTCTTCGTGTCCTTGGTGGTTGGTTTCTACGTGGGTGCACGTGTTCTCGATCCAGTGGCGAGCACGCCAAACGAAACCGCACCGCTCTACGCCACTGTCTGTCACGATCGAGAGAGCCAGCCGACCATCGGCTGTCTTGATTAGGGGCGCATTGCCAACGGTCCGCTGCTCGGGCGCGCCCGTATACTAGTGCTGGGCCTCTCTTCCGCTGGTAATTGCAGGCGACCGACGCCACTAGGTGCGCGTTGCTCAGGGGCGTTCGGTCCGGTTTCGCTGTAGGGAATTCTCCACACTCGGCGCGAGCTCACTTGAATCCGATGGCTCCATTGATAAAGCAAGAACGCGGCGCACAACGGCGACTCTACGTCGCCGTTCTGACCTACGTTCTGACCCCCGCCATAGCCGCGTTGGTCAGCTTGGGGGCCCATGCTTCAGGTGAGCCGGTGCGTAGCGAGTTCCTTTACGAGGTCGCGCCGTATCCCTCCTGCCACGCCTCGACAATCGTCGAGTCTGGCGGCGGCCTCGTCGCTGCCTGGTTCGGAGGGACACACGAGCGCCACCCCGATGTAGGCGTCTGGGTATCACGCAAGGCGAAGGAGAAATGGAGCCGGCCGGTTGAAGTCGCCAATGGAGTGATAAATGACGAGACTCGGCTCCCGTGCTGGAACCCGGTCCTCTTTCAGCCGAACGAGGGACCGCTGATGCTCTTCTACAAGGTGGGGCCGACTCCGCGGGACTGGTGGGGGATGCTCAAGGTTTCCACGGACCATGGACGCACTTGGTCGGCCGCCAGGCGGCTGCCCGAGGGTATGGTTGGCCCCGTCAAGAACAAACCAATCGAGCTGGCAGGCGGCACGCTGCTCTGCCCTGCAAGCAGCGAAGACCAGGGGTGGCGGGTCCACTTCGAGTTCACCGACGCAACGGGCGAACGGTGGCGTCGCACCGGGCCGGTGAACGAACCGGCGAAGATCCTCGCAATCCAGCCGAGCATCCTGACCCACGCCGATGGTCGCCTGCAAGCGATCGGAAGGACGCGTTCTAGCGGCGTCTTCAGCATCTGGTCCGACGATCGCGGCGAATCGTGGGGAGAGATGGATCGCCTCGACCTCCCCAACCCGAGTTCGGGGACTGATGCGGTCACGTTGTCCGATGGCCGGCACCTGCTGGTCTACAACCACAGCCCAGCGAGCCGGAGCCCGCTCAACGTCGCCCTTTCAACCGACGGCGAGCAGTGGCAGGCGGCGTTGGTGCTGGAAGACGACCCAGACGCCCCTAATGGGTTCTCGTACCCCGCGGTGATTCAATCTAGCGACGGCCTCGTGCACATCACCTACACCTGGAAGCGAGAACGGATCAAGCACGTGGTGGTTGACCCCACCAAGCTCGACCTTGCTCCCATCGTGGATGGGCGATGGCCCGAAGACGTTACCAGCAAATAGGGTACCCGGCCGACGGCACGACCCATGGCAAGACAGAACCCACAGGCCTTCACGCTCGTCGAGTTGCTGATCGTGATCGCCATCATCGGCGTTCTGGTCGCCCTCTTGCTACCAGCGGTTAATGCAGCACGCGAGGCGGCGCGACGCACTCAGTGCAAGAATCAGCTCAAGCAGATCGCCATGGCGATGCTCAACCACGAATCGGCACACGGCTACCTGCCGACCGGCGGGTGGGGCTTCCGCTGGGTGGGGGACGCAGCTTCCGGCTACGGCAAAGACCAGCCCGGAAGCTGGGCCTTTAACATCCTCGAGTACATGGAGCACGGCGCCCAGCGTGTGCTGGCGGGCGACTTTCGCCGCGACCTGGGTTCGCCCGAATCGCAGCACAAGATGATGCAGCTCGTGTCCACCCCCCTGCCCGCGTTCTTGTGTCCTTCGCGACGGGGAGTTCAGGCCTTCCCCTTTATCGACAGCGCTTTCCCCTTCCTGGCCTACAACGCTTTCGCGTGTGAATCGGGGAAATGCAATGTTGCTCGGGGCGACTACCGCGCCAACGCTGGGAACCGGAACCGTGGGGAAGAGATGGGCCCCCCCGCCGGCCTCATCGCCTCGCACAAGTTCAGGTCCGACATCGCCATCAGCGGCGGGTTCTACAACGGGGTCGTCTTCCAATGCAGCAGGGTTCCCTACGCCCGAATCACAGACGGCGCGACGAAGACCGCCCTGGTGGGTGAAAAGTCCATGACCCCCGCGCACTACACCTCGGGGATAAGCTCATCAGACGATCAATGCCTGTTCACCGGGCACGACCAAGACAACCAGGGGTTCACGGCCAGCGGTAGCGACCGGTTTCCCCCGTTGTTGGACACCCGGGCGAGCGCTACCGAGTCGAGGTGGCGTTTCGGAAGCGTCCATCCCGCTGGAGCGAACATGGCGATGTGTGACGGCTCGATCAATACGATCGCGTTCGATATCGATGAGACACAGTTCGCCCTGATGGGGGGGCGGAACGATGGCGATGAGTCCTTCAAGTAGCACCAAGATTCCATGACAGGTTGCTGGCCACTTGTAATCCGTGCGTTACGTACAATCGCCGCTGAGCGGCGGCATTGGATCGCGCTCATCGCTTTGGCGTGCGGCGCTGTTGCGGAAACCTCTCTAGCGACAGGGATCGATTTTAATCGAGACGTGCGGCCGATCCTGTCCGACGCCTGCTTCCACTGCCACGGCCGTGACCCTTCACATCGGGAAGCCGACCTTCGGATCGATCAATGGGAGCCCACGGCGGGCGCCCGTGGGGCCGAATCGGTGGTCGTTCCGGGCGACCCGGACCACAGCGAGCTCATCGCCCGCGTCGCTGCGCACAACGGCGGCTCGCAGATGCCGCCCGCGAGCTCGGGCAAGAAGCTAACGCACGAGCAGATCGGCGTCCTACGGGCGTGGGTCGCCGCTGGCGGAAAGTACGAAAAGCATTGGTCCTTCGTGGCGCCGCGAAGGCGCGCCGTCCCGCGCGTGGGAGACTCAGGCTGGGTGAAGAATCCGATCGACGCGTTTGTCCTGAGCCGTCTCGAAGAGGAGGGGATTAGCCCTTCTCCGCAAGCCGATGCGGCGGCGTTGCTCCGCCGGCTCTCCATCGACCTGATCGGTCTGCCGCCCCAGAACGACGTGATCGCACCGCGGGACGCAATGGACGACCCCGGCCGCTACGATCGATCCGTTGAGGAGCTGCTCGCCTCGCCTCATTTCGGCGAGCGGTGGGGACGGTTGTGGCTGGACGCGGCTCGCTACGCAGACTCCAACGGGTTCGAGAAAGATCACCCACGGGAGGTGTGGTTGTACCGCGACTGGGTCATCGACGCCTTGAATCACGACCTCCCCTACGACCAGTTCATCATTCAGCAAGTCGCGGGAGACTTGCTCCCGGAGAGAAGCCGCGAAGACCTGATCGCGACCGGCTTCTTGCGCAACTCGATGGTGAACGAAGAAGGAGGCATCGACCCAGAGCAGTTCCGAATGGAAGGGCTGTTCGATCGCGTGGACGCCATCGGAAAATCGATCCTTGGGTTGACGGTGCAGTGTGCGCAGTGCCATACGCACAAGTACGACCCCATCAGCCACGCCGAGTACTACGGGATGCTCGCGCTGCTCAACGACAGCTACGAAGCCCAAGCGACTTTCTACCCCGCGAAACAGCAGCAACAGCGGCGTGCCGTCCTCGGCCAGATCCGTCAGATCGAGCAGGGGCTCAAGGACCAGGACCCCGATTGGCGGCGCCGGGTGGCGGAATGGGAATCGACGCTCAGTCGGCCCGATCACCGATGGCAGGTCGTTCGGCCCGAGCTGGACGGAAGCGGGGGACAAAAGCACTACCTCCAGCCCGACGGCTCGGTGCTCGCCGAGGGCTACGCCCCCACGCAGACGACGACGGAGTTCACGATTGTAACCGAGCTTCCGCGTATCGCCGCGGTAAGACTAGAGCTGCTCAACCACCCTACCCTGCCGCACGGAGGCCCGGGCCGGTCGTCCCACGGCACGTGCGCGTTGACGGAGTTTCAAGTTAGTGCCGCGACGCAAGGCGACTCCGAGACGCCAACG from Pirellulimonas nuda includes:
- a CDS encoding alpha-L-fucosidase — protein: MASFTAAAPPSSDVVQPVYLFTSFEEPADAGLRLLSSRDGLTWERIPGVFLRPQVGAGKLMRDPSLARGPDGWFHLVWTTAWRGDAGFGHARSRDLVHWSPQQFVPAMQQESDAVNVWAPELFYDASSKRFIICWASTIPGRYPDGQESHDNNHRMYATTTEDFSSFSPTRLFCEPGFSVIDATIVAYEDEYRLVLKDNTRPVRALRVAKGDTPLGPWTEISEPFTAHLSEGPTVAKIGSEWLIYYDAYGEKRYGVAATKDFAEIRDVTGSTSFPVGHKHGTLIEITQAELEYLIRVGSEQRPGIGSPFDPQVTADFVEKRLARVDATIARGPFQPTWDSLDEFRVPEWYQDAKFGLFIHWGPYCTPAFGSEWYPRNMYVEGSMEYEHHRKTYGPQDRFGYKDFIPRFRAQDFDPKAWAALFKESGARYVIPVAEHHDGFAMYDSDLTDWSAAKHGPHRDVIGELASALRQEGIVFGASSHRAENWWFFGPGKLVESDVRAGAAPGLYGPAHDKRVSENQTEQPDQAFLDDWLLRSCEIVDKHRPSVVYFDWWICQPVFQPYLKRFAAYYYNRGAEWGQPVAINFKEWEGYSYPRGTGVLDVERGKFAEPQPELWQTCTSVSKNSWGYIADHQYKEVGGIIDDLADIVSKNGVMLLNIGPKSDGTIPEIEQRMLRQIGAWLAVNGEAIYGTRPWTTFGEGPTEAASGSFSDGRATEFTGEDFRFTRNGDLLYAIALEWPANGRLLVRSLKEGSVPIKGVSLLGCDPPIAWKQTRRGLEVTLPSDPPTPFAHALRVEIGHQ
- a CDS encoding DUF1559 family PulG-like putative transporter translates to MTRHDRSNNSQPRLGFTLVELLVVIAIIGILVALLLPAVQAAREAARRTQCKSQLKQLALACLNHESTFKTFPAGGWGFYWTADPDRGNGPAQPGGWIYAISPFIEESAAASLGGTGGSIADAQKRALIGQAMGIPLAPFYCPSRRAPAPLPSLDSSGKPNQAPHNADPSPSGLYAKTDYAANGGGGMIGRGQGPPASCYFQYPNCAWNTSVAGMKQFDGVVGYRQGVQMRRITDGSSKTLLLGEKFLNTDRYTTGDHVGDDNSMYVGYDIDSIRVGSQTALPRQDEPSPNATAKSDGDTLFGAPHTAVNMAFCDGSVHTIAFDVDPEAWNAAARRNGADTGREKEHDPIQ
- a CDS encoding helix-turn-helix domain-containing protein, whose protein sequence is MDRLPQFDSHSREEEQDEIVAKALEIIWNGLQHAPLNVNEVAQQLPVTRRTLDRRFAACLGRSVLEEINLCRISRAKQLLSETDMLVKTISFVAGFPSRERMRLLFLKEEGLSPSDYREQTRVATGAEHAAHALSGEDAQRFSLRRVS
- a CDS encoding sialidase family protein, which produces MAPLIKQERGAQRRLYVAVLTYVLTPAIAALVSLGAHASGEPVRSEFLYEVAPYPSCHASTIVESGGGLVAAWFGGTHERHPDVGVWVSRKAKEKWSRPVEVANGVINDETRLPCWNPVLFQPNEGPLMLFYKVGPTPRDWWGMLKVSTDHGRTWSAARRLPEGMVGPVKNKPIELAGGTLLCPASSEDQGWRVHFEFTDATGERWRRTGPVNEPAKILAIQPSILTHADGRLQAIGRTRSSGVFSIWSDDRGESWGEMDRLDLPNPSSGTDAVTLSDGRHLLVYNHSPASRSPLNVALSTDGEQWQAALVLEDDPDAPNGFSYPAVIQSSDGLVHITYTWKRERIKHVVVDPTKLDLAPIVDGRWPEDVTSK
- a CDS encoding DUF1559 family PulG-like putative transporter produces the protein MARQNPQAFTLVELLIVIAIIGVLVALLLPAVNAAREAARRTQCKNQLKQIAMAMLNHESAHGYLPTGGWGFRWVGDAASGYGKDQPGSWAFNILEYMEHGAQRVLAGDFRRDLGSPESQHKMMQLVSTPLPAFLCPSRRGVQAFPFIDSAFPFLAYNAFACESGKCNVARGDYRANAGNRNRGEEMGPPAGLIASHKFRSDIAISGGFYNGVVFQCSRVPYARITDGATKTALVGEKSMTPAHYTSGISSSDDQCLFTGHDQDNQGFTASGSDRFPPLLDTRASATESRWRFGSVHPAGANMAMCDGSINTIAFDIDETQFALMGGRNDGDESFK